The genomic DNA ATTATCTAAGGAAACTGTGTAGTTTTTTTAAAACTAATCAAAAACAAGGTCGGGACAAAACCATTTTAATCAAAGATAAATCCGAACAATGAGATAGTTAGTGCTTATATCCCGCTCCGGAAATATACTTCGCTTTCCGCGGGCAACGTCTCAACTTCCTCGGAAGCAAAAACCGCTTCCTGCGGGATTTTCAGCTGTTGCTTTTCCCGCAGGAGTCTACGTATATTTTCTCCCCTAAATGAGCATATCGTTCGTTTTTAGAGTTGATTGTTTTAGTTATGTCCCAGTCTCGTTTCATATTAAAATGCCCAATTTCCCTTTTTGAAAATGGGTTCTGCTCTTCCATCTGTAGTGATTCCATCAATATCCATTTCGGCTGAACCGATCATGAAGTCTACATGAGTGATGCTTTGATTCAGACCATTTTCTTTTAACTGTTCTTGAGTCATGCTTTTTCCGCCTTCAATACAAAATGCATAAGCATTCCCAATTGCTAAATGATTTGAGGCGTTTTCGTCAAATAAAGTATTATAGAAAAGGACGTTTGATTGAGAAATCGGTGAATCAAAAGGTACGAGAGCAAGCTCACCTAAATAATGAGAACCTTCATCTGTTTCAATAAGATGTTTTAAAATGTCTTCACCTTTTTCTGCTTTCACATCAATAATGCGCCCGTTTTCAAATGTAATCGTAAAGTTGTCAATAATATTTCCACCATAGCTTAGCGGTTTTGTATTCGAGACGCAGCCGTTCACCCCTGTTTTTAACGGAACAGTAAACACTTCTTCTGTCGGCATATTTGCCATAAATTCGTTTCCTTGTTCATTGATACTTCCAGCTCCAACCCAAAGATGGTTTTTTGGGAGTTCAATTGTTAAATCTGTTCCAGGTGCTTTGTAATGCAGTTGTTTATATTTTTTCTCATTTAAGTATTCGACTTTTTTATGAAGGGAAGCATCGTGATATTTCCATGCTTGAATCGGATCATCACTGTTAACACGAGTTGCTTTAAAGATTGCCTCCCATAGTTTATGTACAGCGTCATGAGTATCAGGGAATACTTTTTTTGCCCAATCTTCTGAGGCTGCTGCCACAACAGTCCAACTAACTTTATCTGCTGATACGTATTGGAGATATTTTGCTCTTGCTTTCCCAGCTGCTTTTTGGAAGTTAGCAATTCGGTTTGGATCGATCCCTTTTAATAAATCAGGGCTTGAAGAAATAACTGCCATAAATGCTGCACCGTTTTCAGCTAATTTCTCAACTTCTTTTGCTCTTAACATTGGGTATTCATGGAATACTTCATCCGGAGCAAGTTCATATTTTAATCGAGTGACAACATCATCGTTCCAATTCGTAATAACATTATGAGCACCGGCTTCATAGGCTTTTTTTACTACAAGTCGAACAAACTCTGCTCCATCGAGAGAGGCATTAATCACTAATGTTTGTCCTTTTTGTATGTTTACACCGACTTTTACGGCTAGTTCTGCATACTTTTCCAAGTTTTTTTTAAATTCACTCATGTTTTTAATTCCTCCTTTTTAAAATGTTCTCCTTCATATTAGCAATATTTAGTGAGAAAATAAATTGACTTGCAAACGTTTAAGGGAAATAAATCCCCGCCTTTAAGCGGGGGAGTTTACTATTGCTCGTCTTTATTTAACGCTTCTTTCAGTAAGTCACCTAAACTCGTTCCAAAGGAGACGTCTTTTTTAGTATAATGTTGCACGAGCTTTCGTTCTTCTCGTTTAGAAATTGATTTTTTCCGCTCACTTGCTTTTTCAACGATGTTGCATGGACGGCATTGAAAATAGACGCCCGCTTTTCCGTTATGAATCTCCATTTTTTTATGACATTGCGGACAGCGGCGATTGGAAAGTTTCGGATCTTTTCTTTTTCTAAAGCGACATTCCAAATTTGAGCAGACAAGCATTTTTCCTTCCCGCGTATTTCGTTCTTTAAGAAATGAGCCGCACTCGGGACATTTTGCACCTGTTAAGTTATGGGCACGATACGTTTTTTCGCTCTTTTTAATTTCAGCTACAAGATAGGTCGTTTGCTTTCGAATGTTCTCGATAAATTTCTTTGGATTCGCTTTCCCTCGGGCAATTAATTCAAGTTCTTTTTCCCATTTTGATGTGAGCTCTGGTGATTTTAGTTCATTATTGACTAGATCAATAAGTTGTTTTCCTTTTGTTGTTGGATAAAGTCGCCCGTTTTGCCGTTCAACAGCTTCCGTACTTAAGAGGCGCTCAATAATATCAGCCCTAGTGGCAGGCGTACCAAGACCGAATTTTTCCATTTGACTTAATAAATCTGCTTCTGTGTAACGAAGCGGTGGTTCAGTTAATTTTTTTTCTTGGCTTACTTCTTTTATTAAAAAAGTATTTCCCTTTGTAAAGTTGTTTAAATTTGCGGCTTTTTCATCACTTTTTCCCGTTATTTTACGATATCCTAAATCAATGACAACTGTTTCTTTGGCTATGAACGTCTCTCCATTCACCTCAAAGGTTGCATGAACTGTTTCATATTGATATGGAGAATAAAATAATGCAAGAAAACGGCGGGCAATTAAATCGTATAGTTTTCGTTCATCCGCGTCTAAATCACTTAAATGCAATCTTTCTTCTGTTGGGATAATGGCATGATGATCTGTTACCTTTTCATTGTTAAAAACTCGGTTCGCCATTACTTTTCCATTATTTTTAAAAACCTCTTTAACTTCTTCTTTATAGCCTGAAGAAATACCATGAAGACGATCAATCATCGTGCTTTTCATATCTGTTGTTAAATAGCGAGAGTCTGTTCGCGGATATGTGACGAGCTTATATTGTTCATATAACCGTTGCAGAACGTTTGCTGTTTTTTTCGCGGAAAAGCCGAATTTTTTATTTGCATCACGCTGTAATTCAGTTAAGTCGTATGGCAGTGGTTGTTGCTCACTCTTCTTTTTCCGGTTAATTAAGCGGAGAACAGCTTTTTTTTTTATCTATTATTTTTTCTTTTATCCTGTCGGCTTTTTCCTTTTGGAAAATTCGCTTTTCACCATTATGCTCCCAGTCAACTTTTAAAGTGCCGATTTGAGCAGAAATCGTCCAGTATTCTTTCGGAACAAAAGTTTGAATTGTTCGTTCTCGTTCCATGATCATCGATAATGTTGGTGTTTGTACTCTACCGGCTGAAAGAGGCTCATTATATTTTGTTGTCAATGCTCTTGTCACATTTAAACCGATTAACCAATCAGCTTCTGCCCGGCAAACAGCAGATTCATAGAGCGAATCAAACTGTGCTCCTGGCTTTAATTGTTGAAAGCCTGTTTTAATTGCTTTATCTGTCTGAGATGAGATCCATAATCGTTTCACTGGTTTACGCCAACGGATCTTCTCAAGAATCCAACGGGCGACAAGTTCTCCTTCTCGTCCTGCGTCAGTAGCAATAATACATTCTTTTTTATCGCTTCGTTTTGCTAATTGTTTGATTGCACGAAATTGATGGCTTGTTTGTTTAATCGTTTTTAAGCCCATTTTTTGAGGGATAATTGGTAAATCTTCAAGTCGCCAATGCGTATTTTTTTTATCATAATGCTCTGGCATCTTTAATTCGATCAAATGTCCGAGAGCCCAAGTGACGATATATTTGTTTCCTTCAAGATAATGCTTATGCTGTTGCTTACAACCGAGAACGCGCGCAATTTCTCGGGCAACACTCGGTTTTTCTGCAAGAATTAGTGATTTCATAAAATCTCCTTTCACATTGAACAAGATTGATGTTTCATTGTCCATTCACGTGCCCATAAAGTTAACAGTAGGTTCACTTTATCAGTATAACGGATAAAGTATTAAAATGACATGTTTTGGCGTCGATCATCCGTAAATAAAATTTGTCGAACAGCCGTGCCAATATTGTACAAGTCTTAATATGCTGTAATAAAAGGAGGTGAATAGAAAATGTTCCAATTATATGATGTAGCCTTAATTCCTCTCATAATGGGAATTGTAGAGTTGTTTAAAAGAGGGGGGCTGCCTGGTAAGTATTCACCTTTTGTTGCAGTTATTTTTGGACTATTATTCGGCATGTTTTATTTAGGGGTTAGTTTGAAAGAAGGATTTGTCGTTGGATTAATGCTAGGCTTATCTGCATCTGGATTATATTCTGGAACAAGAGAAGTTGTGAAAAATGGTAAATAATAATGTGGACAAGCTTTGTTTAATCTAGTTTTGCTTTAGTATATTAACAAATTAGACTGATAAAATATGGAAAAAGTAATTGACAATCTGTTTTCATATCACATAATATAATAGTATATTGATAAAAGTATAGGAAGCGGATTATGATGAAATTAATAAATCAATTTTACAATCACACATTTAAAAAGGCTCGCTCTCAAACATTTTGTTTGAAAGCGGGCCTTTTCTTTATTCCGCTAATATAATCAAGGAGTGTAAGGGTTATGAAAATAACGGGGAATTCGTTAACGTTAACAGATGTTTATCAAGTTTTATATGATCAGGCAACTGTAACTATATGTAAGGATCATTTACAGTTAGTGGAAAAAGGCAGGAAAGCAGTTGACAAGATTGTTCAAGAAAGTCAAGTCGTTTATGGGATTAATACAGGCTTTGGGAAATTTAGTGATGTGCTAATAAATGTAGACTATGTTAAAGAGCTTCAATTAAATTTAATCCATTCACATGCTTGTGGAGTAGGCGATCCCTTCCCAGAAGTTGTATCAAGAGCAATGCTGCTGCTGCGCGCAAATGCGTTGTTAAAAGGTTATTCAGGAGTTAGACCGATCATTATCGAAAGGTTAGTTGAGTTAATAAATGCTAAAATCCATCCAGTTGTTCCACAACAAGGCTCTCTTGGAGCGAGCGGAGACCTTGCGCCGCTGTCTCATTTAGCCCTTGTTTTAATGGGGGAGGGTGAAGTATTTTATAAAGGCAGAAGAATACAAGCTGAGACTGCCCTTGCAGAAGAAGGCATGATGCCAATTTCTTTACATGCTAAAGAGGGATTAGCATTAATTAATGGGACACAAGCGATGACTGCAATGGGAGTTGTTGCCTATTTAGAGGCTGAAAAGCTTGCTTATAAGAGTGAATTAATTGCAGCAATGACGATAGAAGGCCTCAATGGGATTATTGATGCATTTGATGAAGATGTTCATATTGTTAGAGGCTATCCGCAGCAAATTGAAACAGCAAAACGAATGAGAGCCTATTTGTCAGGGAGCCGTTTAACGACTAGACAAGGAGAGATTCGTGTTCAAGATGCCTACTCACTTCGATGTATTCCACAAGTTCATGGGGCATCATGGCAGGTGTTAGATTATGTAAAAGAAAAACTTGAAATTGAAATGAACGCAGCAACAGATAATCCTCTCATTTTTAATGACGGAGATAAAGTGATTTCTGGAGGCAATTTCCACGGTCAGCCGATTGCATTAGCGATGGATTTTATGAAAATTGCTGTCGCTGAGCTTGCGAATATTTCCGAACGTCGAATTGAACGGCTTGTAAATCCACAATTAAATGATTTACCTCCGTTTTTAAGCCCTGAACCAGGCTTACAATCTGGAGCGATGATCCTTCAGTACAGTGCTGCTTCGTTAGTTTCAGAAAATAAGACGCTTGCACATCCAGCCAGTGTTGATTCTATCCCATCTTCCGCCAATCAAGAGGATCACGTCAGTATGGGGACAATTGCTGCAAGGCATGCTTATCAAATCATTCAAAATACACGAAAAGTGCTGGCAATTGAGCTGATTTGCGCAATGCAAGCGGTTGAGTATCGCGGAATCGAAAACATGTAAAACAAAACACGGAGTTTTTATCAAGCAGGAAGAATGATTGTTCCATCGATTATAAAAGACCGAATATTCTCGAAAGATATTGAAAAAGCTACTGAATGGCTTAAAAATGCAAAAAAAATAACTTTAGACCTTGCTAATGGTGATGTTTCAAATAGTAGCTAAAAAACGACAATTTGATATGACCAAAGGCACGGTCTAAAGCTTTTTTTATAGTCAGTTTTACTCGCTTCGATTTGATGCTTTACACTTTAAAGAAAGCGTTTTCAAAATTAGGGATAGTATTTGAGAACGTTTTGAGCTCTATGTAGCTTAATCTTAGTAATCAAAGTTGGAGAAATAGTCAGTCTTTCATTTTTCCCTTTTTGTCAGGCTTTGTTAAGTGATCGAGTAAAAAACCGAATGGGAGATGATAAATAGAACCGGGATCGCAAAGTTTAACAAATGAAAAAAAGCCATTACATCTCCTCCTTATGTGGAAATAAAACATTCTTAGTTCTTGGTGATTAATTTTCCTCGTGCTGC from Bacillus aquiflavi includes the following:
- a CDS encoding aminopeptidase, producing the protein MSEFKKNLEKYAELAVKVGVNIQKGQTLVINASLDGAEFVRLVVKKAYEAGAHNVITNWNDDVVTRLKYELAPDEVFHEYPMLRAKEVEKLAENGAAFMAVISSSPDLLKGIDPNRIANFQKAAGKARAKYLQYVSADKVSWTVVAAASEDWAKKVFPDTHDAVHKLWEAIFKATRVNSDDPIQAWKYHDASLHKKVEYLNEKKYKQLHYKAPGTDLTIELPKNHLWVGAGSINEQGNEFMANMPTEEVFTVPLKTGVNGCVSNTKPLSYGGNIIDNFTITFENGRIIDVKAEKGEDILKHLIETDEGSHYLGELALVPFDSPISQSNVLFYNTLFDENASNHLAIGNAYAFCIEGGKSMTQEQLKENGLNQSITHVDFMIGSAEMDIDGITTDGRAEPIFKKGNWAF